The proteins below come from a single Mucilaginibacter mali genomic window:
- the gndA gene encoding NADP-dependent phosphogluconate dehydrogenase: MSDTEKKYAFGMIGLGTMGRNLLLNMGDHGFAGAGFDKDASKGALLEQEDKNKNLKGFSEVEPFIASLSTPRAIMMLVPAGKIVDDVIAELLPLLDKGDILIDGGNSHFTDTNRRVEELESKGFHFFGMGVSGGEVGARRGPSMMPGGDKKAYEVMKPILEAIAAKADDGVPCVTYCGPGAAGHFVKMVHNGIEYGQMQLLAEVYEIMKKGLKMDNDHIQQVFAKWNEGRLQSYLLDITKDIFLYKAPGTDHLLIDDIKDEARAKGTGKWTSQVAMDLQAPIPTIDTAVSMRDLSKYKKLREQAGAIYSDQPSLDVTDLEQDLVELEQAYYFSMIISYAQGMHLLTNASAEYKYDLKLGEIAMIWRAGCIIRSQFLYDIYNAYTKNAQLAHLLLDDSVAKLVTEAVKGARGILSKTITAGIAAPAFTASLSYFDAFRSARMPSNLTQAQRDYFGAHTYELIGKEGTFHTQWVPKND; encoded by the coding sequence ATGAGCGATACAGAAAAAAAATACGCTTTCGGGATGATCGGCCTGGGTACCATGGGCCGCAACCTGCTGCTTAACATGGGCGACCACGGCTTTGCCGGCGCCGGTTTTGACAAAGATGCCAGCAAAGGCGCTTTACTGGAGCAGGAAGATAAGAATAAGAACCTGAAAGGATTTAGCGAGGTAGAACCATTTATTGCCAGCCTGAGCACGCCCCGCGCCATTATGATGCTGGTGCCCGCCGGTAAGATAGTAGATGATGTGATAGCCGAACTATTGCCGTTGTTGGATAAAGGCGATATTTTAATTGATGGCGGTAACTCGCACTTTACCGATACCAACCGCCGTGTGGAAGAGCTGGAAAGCAAAGGCTTCCACTTCTTCGGCATGGGTGTATCGGGCGGCGAAGTTGGCGCACGCCGTGGCCCAAGCATGATGCCGGGCGGCGATAAAAAAGCTTACGAGGTAATGAAGCCCATATTGGAAGCCATTGCCGCCAAAGCTGATGACGGTGTACCTTGCGTAACCTATTGCGGCCCGGGTGCTGCCGGGCACTTTGTGAAGATGGTGCATAACGGTATCGAATACGGCCAAATGCAATTGCTGGCCGAGGTATACGAGATCATGAAAAAAGGCCTGAAGATGGATAACGACCATATTCAGCAGGTGTTTGCTAAATGGAACGAGGGCAGGCTGCAATCGTACCTGTTGGATATTACCAAAGATATCTTCCTGTACAAAGCACCGGGCACCGATCATTTACTGATAGACGATATTAAGGACGAGGCCCGCGCCAAAGGTACCGGCAAATGGACATCGCAAGTGGCCATGGATCTGCAGGCACCTATCCCAACTATTGATACCGCCGTATCCATGCGCGACCTTTCTAAATACAAAAAACTGCGCGAGCAGGCCGGTGCTATCTACAGCGATCAGCCATCGTTAGATGTGACCGACCTTGAGCAGGACCTGGTAGAACTGGAGCAGGCTTACTACTTCAGCATGATCATATCGTACGCGCAAGGTATGCACCTGTTAACCAATGCATCGGCCGAGTATAAGTACGATTTGAAACTGGGCGAGATAGCCATGATCTGGCGCGCGGGATGTATCATCCGCTCGCAGTTCCTGTATGATATTTATAATGCCTACACCAAAAATGCCCAACTGGCGCACTTGCTGCTTGATGACAGCGTAGCCAAACTGGTTACCGAAGCGGTTAAAGGCGCGCGCGGCATACTATCAAAAACCATAACGGCGGGCATAGCAGCACCTGCATTCACGGCCAGCCTAAGCTATTTCGATGCTTTCCGCAGTGCCCGGATGCCATCTAACCTTACCCAGGCACAGCGCGATTATTTTGGCGCCCATACTTACGAACTGATCGGTAAAGAAGGTACTTTCCATACACAATGGGTGCCTAAGAACGACTAA
- a CDS encoding HAD family hydrolase, whose protein sequence is MNSDRIKILFFDVGGILLSNGWGHESRKLASEQFKLDYAEVNALHNFIFNVYEIGSITLDEYLDTVIFNKERQFTREDFKAFMYEQSVELPDMLAWLKKWKKNCGFRVISINNEGKELNDYRVKKFGLHDCFDAFISSCEVKMRKPDPGIWQLAMGIAQVSPKQCVYFDDRLMFVNTAQKLGIRAFQHTDFETTKQILEQLKTENLN, encoded by the coding sequence ATGAACAGCGACCGGATAAAGATCTTATTTTTTGATGTGGGCGGCATTTTGCTCAGCAATGGCTGGGGGCACGAATCGCGCAAGCTGGCATCCGAACAATTTAAACTGGACTATGCTGAGGTGAACGCCCTGCATAATTTCATATTTAACGTGTACGAGATTGGCAGCATTACGCTTGATGAATATCTGGACACCGTGATATTTAACAAGGAACGCCAGTTTACCCGCGAAGATTTTAAGGCATTTATGTACGAGCAGTCGGTTGAATTGCCCGATATGCTGGCCTGGCTTAAAAAGTGGAAAAAGAACTGCGGTTTCCGCGTTATCTCCATCAATAACGAGGGCAAGGAACTGAACGATTACCGGGTAAAGAAATTTGGCCTGCACGATTGTTTCGATGCTTTTATATCTTCGTGCGAGGTAAAGATGCGCAAGCCCGACCCCGGCATATGGCAATTGGCTATGGGCATTGCGCAGGTATCGCCCAAACAATGCGTTTATTTTGACGACCGTTTGATGTTCGTCAACACCGCGCAAAAGCTGGGCATCCGCGCTTTTCAGCATACCGACTTTGAAACAACCAAACAGATATTAGAACAATTAAAAACAGAAAACCTCAACTAA
- the zwf gene encoding glucose-6-phosphate dehydrogenase: MNPTIHTDPTVFVIFGGTGDLNMRKLAPALYNLFLDGWLPANFAIIGTGRTKYTDESYRETLLEGINSFSRSGKAEKKKWDEFSQHVFYQVSDVKDAETYKEFGSKIDKFNADWKTKANVIYYLAVSPNFFPIIASNLAKAKLTADTKRVRIVIEKPFGHDLDSAKELNALLATIFDECQIYRIDHYLGKETVQNIMAFRFANSLFEPLWNRNYIEHVQISVTEQLGVEDRGDYYEGSGALRDMIQNHLLQLLCLVAMETPISFDAAEVRDRKVEVLRAMRKFGPDDVRNSAVRGQYSKGWMQGKEVPGYREEANVNPESNTETFAAIKFFVDNWRWKDVPFYLRTGKRLHQSASVITIQFKDVPHRVFPSESSESWQQNRLIISIQPEMSIRLQVQAKRPGLDMILNAVDMVFDYKGTYTNQAPEAYETLLLDTMLGDQTLFMRGDQVESAWELVMPILNAWQNKKSLSFPNYSADSWGPENAEALIARDGFHWFTLPLNGKK; encoded by the coding sequence ATGAACCCGACCATACACACCGACCCTACCGTATTTGTTATTTTTGGCGGTACCGGCGACCTGAATATGCGCAAGCTTGCCCCTGCGCTATATAACTTATTTTTAGACGGCTGGCTGCCGGCCAACTTTGCCATTATTGGCACCGGCCGCACCAAGTATACCGACGAATCGTACCGGGAGACCCTGCTGGAGGGCATTAACAGCTTTTCGCGCAGCGGCAAGGCCGAAAAGAAAAAGTGGGACGAATTTTCGCAGCACGTTTTCTACCAGGTATCGGATGTTAAAGATGCTGAGACCTATAAAGAATTTGGCTCGAAGATAGACAAGTTTAACGCTGACTGGAAGACCAAGGCCAATGTGATCTATTACCTGGCCGTATCGCCAAACTTCTTCCCGATCATCGCATCTAACCTGGCCAAAGCCAAATTAACGGCTGATACCAAGCGTGTGCGTATCGTTATCGAGAAACCATTCGGGCACGACCTGGATTCGGCAAAAGAACTGAACGCGTTGCTGGCTACTATTTTTGATGAATGCCAGATCTACCGTATAGACCACTATTTAGGTAAAGAGACCGTGCAGAATATTATGGCCTTCCGCTTTGCCAACTCGTTGTTCGAGCCGCTGTGGAACCGTAACTATATCGAACATGTGCAGATATCGGTTACCGAACAACTGGGTGTAGAAGACCGTGGTGATTATTACGAAGGATCGGGCGCGCTGCGGGATATGATACAGAACCACCTGTTGCAATTGCTTTGTTTGGTGGCTATGGAAACCCCGATCAGTTTTGATGCCGCGGAGGTGCGCGACCGTAAAGTAGAAGTACTGCGGGCTATGCGTAAATTTGGTCCGGATGATGTGCGTAATTCGGCCGTGCGCGGCCAGTATAGCAAAGGCTGGATGCAGGGTAAAGAAGTGCCCGGCTACCGCGAAGAAGCTAACGTGAACCCCGAATCGAACACGGAAACATTTGCCGCTATTAAATTCTTTGTAGATAACTGGCGCTGGAAAGATGTGCCGTTCTATCTGCGTACGGGCAAGCGCCTGCACCAATCGGCATCGGTAATTACCATCCAGTTTAAGGATGTGCCGCATAGGGTATTCCCTTCAGAATCATCTGAAAGCTGGCAGCAGAACAGGCTGATCATTAGTATACAGCCCGAAATGAGCATCCGCCTGCAGGTACAGGCCAAACGTCCGGGATTGGATATGATACTGAATGCCGTTGATATGGTGTTCGATTACAAAGGTACCTATACCAACCAGGCACCAGAGGCTTACGAGACCCTGTTGCTGGATACCATGCTGGGCGACCAGACCCTGTTTATGCGTGGCGACCAGGTAGAAAGCGCCTGGGAACTGGTAATGCCAATCTTGAACGCATGGCAGAATAAAAAGAGCCTGAGTTTCCCTAACTATTCAGCCGATTCGTGGGGACCTGAGAATGCCGAGGCTTTAATAGCCCGTGACGGTTTCCATTGGTTCACGCTGCCGCTGAATGGGAAGAAGTAA
- a CDS encoding BamA/TamA family outer membrane protein — protein MKCLPAIMGVALALPVWAQVKPVNDSVKVPVEPLFNRAGKSHRFFFGESYRKLWAEPVTMRVFHLAQEKGGLKILQTGGGMQTKSLRLKDSSGQEWVLRSVQKYPEKVLPPTLRKSIAATIIDDQISTEHPFSSLAVPPLAEALGIPHANPEIVYVPDDPAFGKYQKDFASQVFLFEEREPLDADKTDNTDKAQKKLRDDNDNSVDQKTVLKARLLDMLLGDWDRHEDQWRWERKDGKNGIVYEPVPRDRDQVFYSTSGVFPWLVSRHLLMAKFQSYEDHIRSINRWNLNGRNFDRYFLIGLDQKDWEEGIAEVQKTLTDDLIYKALKRMPPNIYRISGEDIAKKLIARRNILNKQAMKYYRFLAQAVDIPLSDKKDHIDITNEASGAVKVKVNKIKKDGTLDQATYKRTFDPADTKEIRIYGMGGDDQFVVHGEASSPITVRMIGGDDEDTFAIDSNITGKGNRYVYDRKDEKNNLPPSGQSHLRTGTDTMVNNYNPKNFKYSFLQPLILGSYNKDYGVQFIGKFIYQKQGFRKEPYAFRQSLLVNYGFGTNSLLLNYNGEFKQVAGKTDLLVNVLSKGPNYTSNFFGVGNNSVFVNEGKQKIRYYHNIYDYLSADVRLRHVYDNWTISGGPAAQYYSGNPGDNANKYLGAYDQMHPDETVFSRRTNVGAVADILLDTRDKNSTVPHRGIYWSTSLTGMKGISKLATDYGQVRSEFGFYINTGGEGDSTFVIANRIGGGTTIGNAAYYQQLKLGGADNLRGYYNWRFTGKSMAYHNIEFRLKLADYTSYLLPGTLGLIAFNDIGRVWSPGENSSQWHDGYGGGLYFLPGGLFLIQGTVGFSKEGVYPYVSAGFKF, from the coding sequence ATGAAATGTCTGCCGGCAATTATGGGCGTGGCTTTAGCCTTGCCTGTTTGGGCGCAGGTGAAGCCGGTTAACGATAGTGTAAAAGTGCCTGTAGAACCCCTATTTAACCGGGCCGGTAAAAGCCACCGTTTCTTTTTCGGCGAAAGCTACCGTAAGCTATGGGCCGAGCCGGTAACTATGCGGGTATTTCATTTGGCGCAGGAAAAGGGCGGGTTAAAGATCCTCCAAACAGGCGGCGGCATGCAAACTAAATCGCTACGATTAAAGGATTCATCCGGGCAGGAATGGGTATTGCGCAGCGTGCAGAAATACCCGGAAAAAGTGCTCCCCCCTACCCTGCGTAAATCTATCGCGGCTACGATCATCGACGATCAGATCTCTACCGAACACCCATTCTCATCACTCGCGGTACCACCGCTGGCCGAGGCGTTGGGTATACCGCATGCCAACCCCGAGATAGTTTATGTACCCGATGATCCGGCCTTCGGCAAATATCAAAAGGATTTTGCCAGCCAGGTTTTCCTGTTTGAAGAGCGCGAGCCGCTGGATGCCGACAAAACTGACAATACCGACAAGGCGCAGAAAAAGTTGCGGGACGATAACGATAACAGTGTAGACCAAAAAACGGTGCTGAAAGCGCGCCTGCTGGATATGCTGCTGGGCGATTGGGACCGACACGAGGACCAATGGCGCTGGGAACGCAAGGATGGCAAAAACGGCATTGTTTACGAACCCGTTCCCCGCGACCGCGACCAGGTATTTTACAGTACATCGGGCGTATTTCCATGGTTGGTATCGCGGCATTTGCTGATGGCAAAGTTCCAGAGTTATGAAGACCATATCCGCTCTATTAACCGCTGGAATTTAAACGGCCGTAACTTCGACCGGTATTTCCTTATCGGCCTCGACCAAAAGGATTGGGAAGAGGGTATTGCCGAAGTACAAAAAACGCTAACCGATGACCTGATCTACAAGGCGCTGAAGCGGATGCCCCCCAATATTTACCGGATCTCGGGCGAGGACATCGCTAAAAAACTGATCGCCCGCCGCAATATTTTAAATAAGCAGGCCATGAAGTATTATCGCTTCCTGGCGCAAGCGGTGGATATCCCACTATCTGATAAAAAGGATCATATCGACATCACTAACGAGGCTTCGGGCGCGGTAAAGGTGAAAGTCAACAAAATAAAAAAGGACGGTACGCTTGACCAGGCAACTTATAAACGCACATTCGATCCGGCCGATACCAAAGAGATCCGCATTTATGGGATGGGAGGCGATGATCAATTTGTCGTGCACGGCGAGGCTTCATCGCCAATTACCGTACGGATGATAGGTGGTGATGATGAGGATACCTTCGCTATTGACAGTAATATCACCGGCAAGGGCAACCGCTACGTTTACGACCGTAAGGACGAGAAGAATAACCTGCCACCATCTGGCCAAAGCCACCTGCGCACCGGCACGGATACCATGGTGAATAACTATAATCCTAAAAACTTTAAATATAGTTTTTTACAACCATTGATACTGGGCAGCTATAATAAGGATTATGGCGTACAATTCATCGGCAAGTTTATTTACCAAAAACAGGGCTTCCGTAAGGAGCCGTATGCTTTCAGGCAAAGTTTGCTGGTGAATTACGGATTCGGCACCAACTCCCTGCTGCTGAATTATAACGGCGAATTTAAGCAGGTTGCCGGCAAAACCGACCTGCTGGTGAACGTGCTGAGCAAGGGGCCAAATTATACCAGCAACTTTTTTGGCGTTGGTAATAACAGTGTTTTTGTGAACGAGGGCAAGCAGAAGATCCGCTATTATCACAACATTTATGATTACCTGAGCGCCGATGTGCGCTTGCGCCATGTGTACGATAACTGGACCATCAGCGGTGGCCCCGCAGCCCAATACTATAGCGGCAACCCAGGCGATAACGCCAATAAATACCTGGGTGCATACGATCAGATGCATCCTGATGAGACCGTTTTCAGCAGACGTACAAACGTTGGTGCAGTAGCGGATATATTGCTGGATACCCGCGACAAAAACAGTACCGTACCGCATCGCGGCATTTACTGGAGCACAAGTTTAACCGGCATGAAGGGCATCAGCAAATTGGCGACCGATTATGGTCAGGTACGATCTGAATTTGGCTTTTATATCAATACCGGCGGCGAGGGCGACTCGACCTTTGTGATAGCCAACCGTATAGGCGGCGGTACTACCATCGGCAACGCGGCTTATTATCAGCAACTAAAGTTAGGCGGTGCCGATAACCTGCGTGGATATTATAACTGGCGCTTTACCGGCAAAAGCATGGCCTATCATAACATCGAGTTTCGGTTAAAACTGGCTGATTATACCTCGTACTTACTGCCGGGCACATTGGGATTGATCGCTTTTAATGATATTGGCCGGGTATGGTCGCCGGGCGAAAATTCGAGCCAATGGCATGATGGCTATGGCGGCGGCTTATACTTTTTACCCGGGGGATTATTTTTGATACAGGGAACGGTGGGCTTCTCTAAAGAGGGTGTGTATCCGTATGTATCGGCGGGGTTTAAGTTTTAG
- the rpiA gene encoding ribose 5-phosphate isomerase A, with the protein MNLINNLEWSAEIINRSGKEKVANEIAAKVKDGDVLGVGSGSTSYLALLAIAEKVKAEKLNIKAIPTSLEITMFCSKLGIPVTSLMEHTPDWLFDGADEVDPNKSLIKGRGGAMFKEKMLMRSSPRNYIIVDESKVLDKLGTNFPVPIEVFPQALLLVENGLKKLDATEIKLRPAKGKDGPVITENGNLVIDCKFGEIGEGLEKEIKSITGVIESGLFMGYDLEILMAANS; encoded by the coding sequence ATGAATTTAATAAACAACCTCGAATGGTCGGCAGAGATCATTAACCGCAGTGGTAAAGAAAAAGTGGCCAATGAAATAGCGGCCAAAGTAAAAGACGGTGATGTGCTGGGCGTTGGCTCGGGCTCTACATCGTACCTGGCTTTGCTGGCCATTGCTGAAAAGGTTAAAGCCGAGAAGCTGAACATCAAGGCTATTCCAACCTCGCTGGAGATCACTATGTTTTGCAGCAAGCTGGGTATACCGGTTACCAGCCTGATGGAACATACGCCCGATTGGCTGTTCGACGGTGCCGACGAAGTGGATCCCAACAAAAGCCTGATAAAAGGCAGGGGCGGGGCCATGTTTAAAGAGAAAATGCTGATGCGCAGCAGTCCGCGTAATTATATTATTGTTGATGAAAGCAAGGTGCTGGATAAACTGGGCACTAATTTCCCGGTACCGATAGAGGTTTTTCCGCAGGCTTTATTATTGGTAGAAAACGGATTGAAAAAGCTGGATGCTACCGAGATCAAACTTCGCCCGGCAAAAGGGAAGGATGGCCCGGTAATAACCGAGAACGGTAACCTGGTTATCGACTGTAAATTTGGCGAAATAGGCGAGGGCTTAGAAAAAGAAATAAAAAGCATAACAGGCGTAATAGAAAGCGGCCTTTTTATGGGTTACGACCTGGAAATTTTAATGGCGGCAAATAGTTAA
- the pgl gene encoding 6-phosphogluconolactonase — translation MSVKLNIANSEAEVLTSLADFFIAKGNEAITAHGRFSVSLSGGSSPKKLYELLASAQYKNQLDWTKVDLFFGDERNVPQDHKDSNYLMAKIALFDPLNIPKENIFAVNTSSGPEGASKEYTVTINNYFKGEDAVFDLVLLGLGDNSHTASLFPHTPILHDRSSSVQEVYLHDQQVFRISMTARMINQAKHIAFLVYGEGKAIAVHHVLEDAEDIQEYPAQLIRKDDDVQWFLDEAAASKLEKK, via the coding sequence ATGTCTGTAAAACTAAATATCGCCAATTCCGAAGCTGAGGTTTTAACCAGCCTGGCCGATTTTTTTATAGCCAAAGGTAACGAAGCCATAACTGCCCATGGCCGCTTTTCGGTATCCTTATCCGGTGGTTCATCACCAAAAAAACTGTACGAACTGCTGGCCTCTGCCCAATATAAAAACCAACTGGATTGGACCAAGGTAGACCTGTTCTTTGGCGATGAGCGTAACGTACCGCAAGATCATAAGGACAGTAATTACCTGATGGCTAAAATAGCCCTGTTCGATCCGTTGAATATCCCTAAGGAGAACATCTTCGCGGTGAATACTTCTTCAGGGCCGGAGGGCGCATCAAAAGAATACACCGTTACCATTAACAATTACTTTAAAGGTGAAGATGCCGTGTTCGACCTGGTGCTGCTGGGGTTGGGCGATAATTCGCATACGGCATCATTGTTCCCGCATACCCCAATCCTGCACGACCGCAGTTCATCGGTACAGGAAGTTTACCTGCACGATCAGCAGGTGTTCCGCATCAGCATGACCGCCCGGATGATCAACCAGGCCAAACATATCGCCTTTTTAGTTTACGGTGAAGGTAAGGCTATCGCCGTTCACCACGTATTGGAAGACGCGGAAGATATTCAGGAATATCCTGCGCAACTGATTCGCAAAGATGATGATGTACAGTGGTTTTTAGATGAAGCGGCGGCTTCGAAGTTGGAGAAGAAGTAA
- the tal gene encoding transaldolase → MATNKVKQIHDFGQSIWLDFIDREIIANGKLKSLIDDDGIRGVTSNPAIFEKAISSSSAYDQDIAELAKTTSTNEELFFEVAIKDIQNAAKLFEGIYNEEPTGSDGYVSLEVSPFLALDAEGTAKQAEELWKKVDRKNVMIKIPGTKPGLQAIRESIAKGININVTLLFGLPRYEEVTEAYIAGLEDHLAAGHDISHISSVASFFLSRIDVLVDPMLDEKGLGDLKGEVAIASAKKAYEIYKRVFSTNRWKALEAKGAKPQRLLWASTSSKNPAFKDTKYVEALIGPDTVDTVPLETIDAFRDHGIAANTLEQGTDKATKDLERLKAAGIDIDQITQQLEDEGIDKFNKPFEKLLKAIEDQKNKS, encoded by the coding sequence ATGGCAACTAATAAAGTAAAACAAATACACGATTTCGGCCAGAGCATCTGGCTTGATTTTATCGACCGCGAGATCATCGCTAACGGTAAACTAAAAAGTTTAATTGATGATGACGGCATAAGGGGTGTAACATCAAACCCGGCCATTTTTGAAAAAGCCATCAGCAGCAGTTCTGCTTACGATCAGGACATTGCCGAATTAGCTAAAACCACCTCTACTAACGAAGAGTTGTTTTTCGAAGTAGCTATAAAGGATATCCAAAACGCGGCCAAACTTTTTGAGGGTATCTATAACGAAGAACCAACAGGTTCGGACGGGTACGTAAGTTTGGAAGTGTCGCCTTTCCTGGCCCTGGATGCCGAAGGTACCGCCAAACAAGCCGAAGAACTTTGGAAAAAGGTAGACCGCAAGAACGTGATGATCAAGATCCCGGGCACTAAACCCGGTCTTCAGGCCATCCGCGAATCTATCGCCAAAGGCATCAACATCAACGTAACCCTATTATTCGGTCTGCCGCGTTACGAGGAAGTGACCGAAGCTTATATCGCTGGTTTGGAAGACCACCTGGCAGCAGGGCACGATATTTCGCACATCTCATCGGTAGCCAGTTTCTTCCTGAGCCGCATAGATGTTTTGGTTGACCCGATGCTGGATGAAAAAGGCTTAGGCGATCTGAAAGGCGAAGTAGCCATCGCATCAGCCAAAAAAGCTTACGAGATCTACAAACGCGTGTTTAGCACCAACAGGTGGAAAGCACTGGAAGCTAAAGGCGCCAAACCGCAACGCCTGCTTTGGGCCAGCACCAGCAGCAAGAACCCAGCTTTTAAAGATACCAAGTATGTAGAAGCATTGATTGGTCCGGATACCGTTGATACCGTTCCGCTGGAAACTATTGATGCTTTTCGCGATCATGGTATCGCAGCCAATACACTCGAACAAGGTACAGATAAGGCGACTAAAGACCTGGAGCGCCTGAAAGCCGCCGGTATCGATATCGACCAGATCACCCAGCAGCTGGAAGATGAAGGCATTGATAAATTTAACAAGCCGTTTGAAAAACTGCTGAAAGCTATAGAAGATCAGAAAAATAAAAGCTAA